In Oryza brachyantha chromosome 1, ObraRS2, whole genome shotgun sequence, the following are encoded in one genomic region:
- the LOC102718883 gene encoding uncharacterized protein LOC102718883, with amino-acid sequence MGNAAGMPSSPASADAAASTTPTIKLLVAKEAQVVLFAEAGKDVVDFLVGLLAMPVGAVVKLLAGENALAGVANVYASVRRMDAAYMQSAGARDALLNPAPAHPCLGATAGGFPSLVQPQQRPLVSPSSHSPPPPWHPGDPCPFFERPIPKPSLKAAVPQFATGTSTSETGSRCSACHAAAQGGKGFVRDMVKYTVMDDLTFMPMSTISSIALLGKLGVEDLSALEEKTVKIGYQEGLEILKAPLQSKTVLTDVFLNRKKRARAGDKHHRCGEKNVDTRAPIEKKDAAGQNGNSAPPMPQNFSV; translated from the exons ATGGGCAACGCCGCCGGCATGCCGTCCTCGCCGGCTTCCGCGGACGCCGCGGCGTCCACGACGCCGACCATCAAGCTGCTCGTCGCCAAGGAGGCCCAGGTCGTCCTCTTCGCCGAGGCCGGCAAGGACGTCGTCGACTTCCTCGTCGGGCTGCTGGCCATGCCCGTCGGCGCCGTGGTGAAGCTGCTCGCGGGCGAGAAcgcgctcgccggcgtcgcgaaCGTGTACGCCAGCGTGCGGAGGATGGACGCCGCGTACATGCAGAGCGCCGGGGCGCGCGACGCGCTGCTCaacccggcgccggcgcaccCCTGCctcggcgccaccgccggaggCTTCCCGTCTCTCGTCCAGCCGCAGCAGCGGCCGCTCGTGTCTCCGTCGTcgcactcgccgccgccgccctggcaCCCGGGCGACCCATGTCCATTCTTCGAGCGGCCGATTCCCAAGCCGTCTCTGAAGGCAGCCGTCCCGCAGTTCGCCACGGGGACCTCGACGTCCGAAACGGGCAGCCGGTGCTCGGCctgccacgccgccgcgcaggGTGGCAAAGGGTTCGTGCGGGACATGGTGAAGTACACCGTCATGGACGACCTCACCTTCATGCCCATGTCGACCATATCAAGCATCGCGTTGCTCGGCAAGCTCGGCGTCGAGGACCTCTCCGCGCTCGAGGAGAAGACGGTCAAGATCGGCTACCAAGAG GGTTTGGAGATTCTGAAGGCACCGTTGCAGTCCAAGACCGTCCTGACGGATGTCTTCCTGAACAGGAAGAAGAgggcgcgcgccggcgacaAGCACCATAGGTGCGGCGAGAAGAACGTCGACACCCGTGCACCTATCGAGAAGAAAGACGCCGCCGGCCAGAATGGGAATAGCGCGCCGCCGATGCCACAGAATTTTTCAGTCTAG
- the LOC102719525 gene encoding probable carboxylesterase 15, giving the protein MSGDMAPHVVEDFSGVVQLLSDGTVVRGDGAALLPSLEPNHDVPGVQWKDVVYDAAHGLRVRVYRPTVGDGGKLPVLVYFHGGGYCIGAVEEPNFHTFCLRAASELPALVLSVQYRLAPEHRLPAAIDDGAAFFSWISGQAALGAGADPWLAESADFARTFVSGVSAGANLAHHVTVRLASGQPVVDPVRVAGYVLIDAFFAGVERTASEASPPANVSLTVEMADQLWRMSLPVGATRDHPVANPFGPDSPSLALVALPPALVVAPGGDVLYDRVVDYAARLKEMGKSVELAEFEGEQHGFSVLQPWSPASSEFIRVLKQFMEKTARPGPAQI; this is encoded by the coding sequence ATGTCCGGCGACATGGCGCCGCACGTCGTGGAAGACTTCTCTGGCGTCGTCCAGCTCCTCAGCGACGGCACCGTCgtccgcggcgacggcgccgccctcctcccgtCGCTGGAACCGAACCACGACGTCCCTGGCGTCCAGTGGAAGGACGTCGTGTACGACGCGGCGCACGGCCTCAGGGTCCGCGTGTACAGGCCCACCGTCGGCGATGGAGGTAAGCTTCCCGTGCTTGTCTACTTCCATGGCGGTGGCTACTGCATCGGCGCCGTCGAGGAGCCCAACTTCCACACCTTctgcctccgcgccgccagcGAGCTCCCGGCCCTCGTGCTCTCCGTCCAGTACCGCCTCGCCCCCGAGCACCGCCTCCCCGCGGCCATCGACGACGGTGCGGCTTTCTTCTCCTGGATAAGCGGCCAGGCCGCgctcggcgcgggcgcggatcCATGGCTCGCTGAGTCAGCCGACTTCGCACGGACGTTCGTCTCCGGCGTGTCGGCCGGCGCCAACTTGGCCCACCACGTCACGGTTCGCCTCGCCTCGGGGCAACCCGTGGTCGACCCGGTGCGCGTCGCCGGGTACGTCCTCATCGACGCGTTCTTCGCCGGGGTCGAGCGCACGGCGTCGGAGGCCAGCCCGCCGGCCAACGTCTCCCTGACCGTCGAGATGGCCGACCAGCTGTGGCGCATGTCGCTGCCGGTGGGGGCGACCAGGGACCACCCGGTGGCGAACCCGTTCGGCCCGGACAGCCCCAGCCTGGCGCTGGTCGCGCTCCCGCCGGCGCTCGTCGTGGCGCCCGGGGGCGACGTGCTCTACGACCGCGTGGTGGACTACGCGGCGAGGCTGAAGGAGATGGGGAAATCGGTCGAGCTCGCGGAGTTCGAGGGAGAGCAGCATGGCTTCTCTGTCCTCCAACCGTGGAGCCCAGCGTCCAGCGAGTTCATCCGAGTCCTCAAGCAGTTCATGGAAAAGACGGCACGCCCAGGCCCAGCTCAGATTTGA
- the LOC102719161 gene encoding uncharacterized protein LOC102719161 encodes MASDTPCGGEASSGLSMTLLVDTKAQRVLYAEARKNVVDFLFSLLGLPVATAVKLLGKGSMVGSVGNLYASFEQLDDTYVQADVAKDALLSPAVLSPAASSNSSVFRLPAPPSSAQPKSFFRCNSYNCNNSSSCRTYVTEASGTRCPNCQNEMKTACGYVAGAPEQGTQNVAGAVGGGGGSSKGFVQGVVTYTVMDDLTVSPMSSISSITLLNRFAVKDLGALKEKTVQLGYTEGLAILKASLQSKTVLTDVFIGLKPAC; translated from the exons ATGGCTTCGGACACACCCTGCGGAGGAGAAGCGAGTAGCGGTCTGAGCATGACGCTGTTGGTGGACACGAAGGCGCAGCGCGTGCTGTACGCCGAGGCCCGCAAGAACGTCGTCGActtcctcttctccctcctcGGGCTGCCGGTCGCCACGGCCGTCAAGCTGCTCGGGAAGGGCTCCATGGTCGGCAGCGTCGGCAACCTCTACGCCAGCTTCGAGCAGCTCGACGACACCTACGTCCAGGCCGACGTCGCCAAGGACGCGCTGCTCAGCCCCGCCGtgctctcgccggcggccagcTCCAACAGCTCCGTCTTCCGCTTGCCGGCTCCTCCGTCCTCTGCGCAGCCAAAGAGCTTCTTCAGATGCAACAGCTACAACTGTAACAACTCCAGCAGCTGCAGGACCTACGTGACGGAAGCCAGCGGCACCAGGTGTCCTAACTGCCAAAACGAGATGAAAACGGCGTGCGGCTATGTCGCAGGCGCCCCGGAGCAGGGCACGCAGAACGTTGCCGGAgcggtgggaggaggaggagggtcgTCGAAGGGTTTCGTGCAGGGCGTGGTGACGTACACGGTGATGGACGATCTGACGGTGTCGCCCATGTCGTCCATCTCCAGCATCACGCTGCTCAACAGGTTCGCGGTGAAGGACCTGGGCGCGCTCAAGGAGAAGACCGTGCAGCTCGGCTACACTGAG GGTCTGGCGATTCTCAAGGCTTCGCTGCAATCCAAGACTGTCCTCACTGACGTTTTCATCGGCCTGAAACCTGCTTGCTAG